The following are encoded together in the Triticum dicoccoides isolate Atlit2015 ecotype Zavitan chromosome 6B, WEW_v2.0, whole genome shotgun sequence genome:
- the LOC119326193 gene encoding protein Rf1, mitochondrial-like — translation MSRRFVPVGRRILEQNIKARYHAGDIGTQDALHLFDELLQVAGPSSIHAINCLLTVVGRDCPALGVSLFNRVARSKVAPCSITYAILVDCCCRAGRQDLGFAAMGHIIKMGFTADAMITFSHLLKAICAENKTSYAMDIVLRIMPMFNCVPDVFSYNILFKGLCNEKRSQEALELIHMMVEDGGCCRPDVVTYSTVIDGLLKEGEVDKAYSLFCEMLCQGISPNDVTYNSIISGMCKLQAMDKAEEVLQLMLERRILPNVATYTSLIHGYYLCF, via the coding sequence ATGAGCCGCCGCTTTGTCCCCGTCGGCAGACGCATCTTAGAGCAGAACATCAAGGCTCGGTACCACGCCGGAGACATTGGCACCCAGGACGCACTCCACCTGTTTGACGAATTGCTCCAGGTTGCTGGGCCCTCCTCCATCCATGCCATCAACTGCCTCCTCACCGTTGTCGGCCGTGATTGCCCTGCGCTCGGCGTCTCCCTCTTCAACCGCGTCGCAAGGTCCAAGGTGGCACCCTGCAGTATCACCTATGCCATTCTAGTCGACTGCTGCTGCCGCGCTGGCCGCCAGGACCTTGGTTTCGCTGCCATGGGCCACATCATCAAGATGGGATTTACTGCAGATGCTATGATCACTTTCAGCCACCTACTCAAGGCCATCTGTGCGGAGAACAAGACCAGCTATGCAATGGACATCGTACTCCGAATAATGCCCATGTTTAACTGCGTACCGGATGTTTTCTCCTACAACATTCTTTTCAAGGGTCTCTGCAACGAGAAGAGAAGCCAAGAGGCTCTCGAGCTGATTCACATGATGGTTGAGGATGGAGGTTGCTGCCGACCTGATGTGGTGACCTatagcaccgtaattgatggcttGTTGAAAGAGGGTGAGGTGGACAAAGCTTACAGCCTATTTTGTGAAATGCTATGTCAGGGGATTTCGCCAAATGATGTGACCTATAACTCAATCATCTCTGGCATGTGCAAGCTTCAAGCGATGGACAAGGCTGAGGAGGTTCTTCAACTGATGCTTGAGAGACGAATTCTGCCTAATGTTGCCACATATACCAGTCTCATACATGGATATTAtctatgtttttaa
- the LOC119320548 gene encoding uncharacterized protein LOC119320548, translating to MNLMKRSFQSIPMKQNAVGVSSVRLSAALHASDQIGRLSLSGRETEIAGGKTDLGGNTGAGNIGSGATSYEKGKERVNRRERSLLSPLWTIDGGFLLRSAAAASLLPPATVPPPPLWLQLLPILLWRNPLPADQHHIKPGVPALMDLANDPRRRATSDDPAWKYGFWPDLERKDLLQCTLCGKIVHGGVRRLKQHFSGGSSDADKCPEASMEIRIEMHNSLNTRKFKAMERYIDEEDEAELQRRRSVIYTR from the exons ATGAATCTCATGAAAAGATCGTTCCAGAGCATACCCATGAAGCAAAATGCTGTAG GCGTCTCAAGCGTCCGCCTTAGCGCCGCCTTGCACGCCTCAGACCAAATCGGACGCCTTAGCTTGTCAGGCAGGGAAACAGAGATTGCAGGCGGGAAAACTGACCTGGGCGGGAACACAGGCGCGGGAAACATTGGTTCAGGTGCGACCAGTTATGAGAAGGGGAAAGAGAGAGTGAATCGACGCGAGAGGTCTCTCCTGTCTCCTCTCTGGACCATTGACGGAGGCTTCCTCCTCAGATCTGCGGCagccgccagcctcctccctccGGCCACAGTTCCTCCCCCTCCTCTCTGGCTGCAGCTCCTCCCCATCCTCCTCTGGCGCAACCCTCTTCCAGCGGATCAGCACCACATCAAG CCAGGTGTACCTGCTCTGATGGATCTAGCCAATGATCCTAGGAGAAGAGCTACATCAGATGATCCAGCCTGGAAGTATGGGTTCTGGCCAGATTTAGAGAGGAAAGATTTACTCCAGTGTACATTGTGTGGCAAGATAGTCCATGGTGGAGTGAGAAGGCTAAAGCAGCACTTTTCTGGGGGTTCCAGTGATGCGGATAAGTGTCCCGAGGCATCCATGGAGATTAGGATAGAGATGCACAATTCCTTAAACACTAGAAAGTTTAAAGCTATGGAGCGATATATTGATGAGGAGGATGAAGCTGAACTTCAAAGGCGCCGTTCTGTCATATACACAAGATGA